The following proteins are encoded in a genomic region of Necator americanus strain Aroian chromosome II, whole genome shotgun sequence:
- a CDS encoding hypothetical protein (NECATOR_CHRII.G5247.T1) produces the protein MRRLCSLPLLAQCFLGTTQYSLVILQSYRSKAVPVAHYTQNETAFFERKHKAGDALAFDRNPEAFKRVTLLPAKELVAKLAEKARHMRRGEEADKHPDDREKNDEYVNELPDPNENDYKEHR, from the exons ATGCGACGTCTGTGCTCTCTGCCGCTTCTTGCGCAATGTTTCTTGGGGACGACTCAATATTCTCTCGTCATTTTACAGTCTTATCGATCAAAG GCAGTCCCCGTTGCTCATTATACCCAAAACGAAACGGCGTTTTTCGAAAGGAAACATAAA GCTGGGGATGCGTTAGCGTTTGATCGGAATCCAGAAGCATTCAAACGGGTAACATTGTTACCAGCCAAAGAGTTGGTAGCTAAATTAGCTGAGAAAGCACGACATATGAGAAGAGGTGAAGAAGCGGACAAACATCCGGATGATCGGGAGAAGAACG atgagTACGTAAATGAGCTGCCAGATCCAAATGAAAACGATTACAAGGAGCATCGATGA